In Amycolatopsis coloradensis, one genomic interval encodes:
- a CDS encoding AfsR/SARP family transcriptional regulator, producing the protein MSDVALDFRVLGPTEVTADGLPVPLGGSRPLIVLAGLLLRANTVVPVEELGRWLWPDDRRRSKGALQTYILRVRRALGDDVTIRTERGGYLLELDEKLLDLARFRSLAAAGTEAARNGDLRGAADRFAAALAEWRGPALQNVHSEALLRDEADQLGEERLRVREQWADALIALGDHATAVPELTRLCRENPLRERLHEQLMIALYRSGRQAEALNVYRRIGAVLAEELGLDPGASLQRAHQAILTGEESVETTLDSELTRYRLGAEPLIPRQLPADLRVFSGRQRDLKALHGLVPEALDTERSTSIASIEGMGGIGKTTLAVHFAHEVGDRFPGGQVYLNLRGYGPGEPVEAAAALETMLVSVGVPADRIPSDVDGRAATWRTYSAGRRMLILLDNAGSTEQIRPLLPGPGCLVLVTSRWQLQALVATHGARRVALEELPDEDAIALLASTIGLDRVAEDPEATERFVRYCGGLPLAIRILAVRAAQFPDLGLREFVRLLEAEQDRLGSFDLADGDETNIRAVFSYSYRALDERAARLLRLLGLPTGGDFSVPAAAAVAGVDIAEAHEDLAKLASAHLIARSRPGRYQFHDLIRAYAAELSAKIDGPEARTAVLDRLLHASLASALNASRLLRPERHYRLVEPERFDGAGLRFGHYEQALDWFDEEAGNLIAAVNVAYRERRYRECWQLAWLLQSYFIVRARLEDWRSVFGVALRAARDLGDRSGEAAILSGLGVACGVARQYDDSIAYLKQVVELQRQVGDRQGEARALYNLTLASQDPETGWEYGTRALRLIRESNVGAGMEASALQALGDICTQAGRFEQALDFADQALALEAHALPDEARFTLHTKGTALVGLGRGDEGIACMRRAVEMFFAHGELYEAADVLAQLGGIHLRLGDPSSARECWLRSVRVLTELAHPDAEDVRTKLASLVGETAKAE; encoded by the coding sequence ATGAGCGACGTGGCACTCGACTTTCGCGTGCTGGGGCCCACGGAGGTCACGGCGGACGGGCTGCCGGTGCCCTTGGGCGGCAGCAGGCCGCTCATCGTGCTGGCAGGCCTGTTGCTGCGCGCGAACACGGTGGTGCCGGTCGAGGAACTGGGCCGCTGGCTGTGGCCGGACGACCGGCGGCGGTCCAAAGGAGCACTGCAGACCTACATCCTGCGGGTCCGGCGCGCGCTCGGCGACGACGTCACCATCCGCACCGAACGCGGCGGCTACCTGCTCGAACTCGACGAGAAGCTGCTCGACCTCGCCCGGTTCCGGTCACTCGCCGCGGCCGGAACCGAGGCCGCGCGGAACGGTGACCTGCGCGGCGCCGCGGATCGTTTCGCCGCCGCGCTGGCCGAATGGCGTGGCCCGGCGCTGCAGAACGTCCACTCCGAAGCGCTGCTTCGGGACGAAGCCGACCAGTTGGGTGAAGAGCGGTTGCGCGTGCGCGAGCAGTGGGCCGACGCGCTCATCGCCCTCGGCGATCACGCCACCGCCGTTCCCGAGCTGACCAGGTTGTGCCGCGAGAACCCGCTGCGGGAGCGGTTGCACGAACAGCTGATGATCGCGCTCTACCGCTCCGGCAGGCAGGCCGAGGCGCTGAACGTCTACCGCCGGATCGGTGCGGTACTGGCCGAAGAACTCGGCCTGGACCCCGGTGCGTCGCTGCAGCGGGCGCACCAGGCCATCCTGACCGGCGAAGAGTCCGTCGAGACCACATTGGACTCCGAACTGACGCGGTACCGGCTCGGCGCCGAACCGTTGATCCCGCGGCAGCTCCCCGCCGATCTCCGGGTGTTCTCCGGCCGCCAACGCGACCTCAAGGCGCTGCACGGCCTCGTCCCGGAGGCGCTGGACACCGAACGCTCGACGTCCATCGCGTCGATCGAGGGGATGGGCGGTATCGGCAAGACGACGCTCGCCGTCCATTTCGCGCACGAGGTCGGAGACCGCTTCCCCGGCGGGCAGGTGTACCTCAACCTGCGCGGCTACGGTCCCGGTGAGCCGGTCGAAGCCGCCGCCGCGCTCGAAACCATGCTCGTTTCCGTCGGTGTCCCCGCCGACCGGATCCCCTCCGACGTGGACGGGCGCGCGGCCACCTGGCGTACCTACAGCGCCGGCCGCCGGATGCTGATCCTGCTCGACAACGCGGGGAGCACCGAGCAGATCAGGCCGTTGCTGCCCGGCCCCGGCTGCCTGGTGCTGGTGACCAGCCGATGGCAGTTGCAGGCGCTCGTGGCGACCCACGGCGCGCGGCGCGTCGCGCTGGAGGAACTGCCGGACGAGGACGCGATCGCCCTCCTCGCGTCGACGATCGGGCTGGACCGGGTCGCCGAAGACCCCGAGGCCACCGAACGGTTCGTCCGGTACTGCGGCGGGCTGCCGCTGGCCATCCGGATCCTCGCGGTGCGGGCGGCGCAGTTCCCGGACCTCGGGTTGCGGGAGTTCGTCCGGCTGCTGGAAGCCGAACAGGACCGGCTGGGCTCGTTCGACCTCGCCGACGGCGACGAGACGAACATCCGGGCCGTCTTCTCGTACTCGTACCGCGCGCTCGACGAACGGGCCGCGCGGCTGCTGCGGTTGCTCGGCCTGCCCACCGGCGGCGACTTCAGCGTGCCCGCGGCCGCGGCGGTGGCCGGGGTCGACATCGCCGAAGCGCACGAGGATCTGGCGAAACTCGCGTCCGCGCACCTGATCGCGCGGTCCAGGCCCGGCCGGTACCAGTTCCACGACCTGATCCGCGCGTACGCGGCCGAGCTCTCGGCGAAGATCGACGGGCCCGAAGCGCGGACGGCGGTGCTGGACAGGCTGCTCCACGCGTCCCTCGCTTCGGCGTTGAACGCTTCGAGGCTCCTGCGGCCGGAACGGCATTACCGGCTCGTCGAACCGGAGCGGTTCGACGGCGCCGGGCTGAGGTTCGGGCACTACGAGCAGGCGCTCGACTGGTTCGACGAGGAGGCGGGGAACCTCATCGCCGCGGTGAACGTCGCCTACCGGGAGCGGCGGTACCGGGAGTGCTGGCAGCTGGCGTGGTTGCTGCAGTCGTACTTCATCGTGCGGGCGCGGCTGGAGGACTGGCGTTCGGTGTTCGGCGTGGCGCTCCGCGCCGCCCGCGACCTGGGGGACCGCTCCGGCGAGGCCGCCATCCTCAGCGGGCTCGGCGTGGCCTGCGGGGTCGCCCGCCAATACGACGACAGCATCGCCTACCTGAAGCAGGTCGTCGAACTGCAACGGCAGGTCGGGGACCGGCAAGGTGAGGCGCGGGCCCTCTACAACCTCACGCTGGCCAGCCAAGACCCGGAGACCGGGTGGGAATACGGGACGCGCGCGTTGCGGCTCATCCGGGAGAGCAACGTCGGTGCCGGCATGGAGGCCAGCGCGCTGCAGGCGCTCGGCGACATCTGTACCCAGGCCGGCCGCTTCGAACAGGCACTCGACTTCGCCGATCAGGCCTTGGCGCTGGAGGCGCACGCGCTCCCCGACGAAGCCCGCTTCACCCTGCACACCAAGGGGACCGCCCTGGTCGGGCTCGGCCGCGGCGACGAGGGCATCGCCTGCATGCGGCGCGCCGTCGAGATGTTCTTCGCCCACGGCGAGCTCTACGAGGCGGCCGACGTGCTGGCCCAGCTCGGCGGAATCCATCTGCGGCTCGGTGATCCCTCGTCGGCGCGGGAGTGCTGGCTGCGTTCGGTCCGGGTGCTGACCGAGCTCGCGCATCCCGACGCCGAGGACGTCCGGACGAAGCTGGCCTCGCTCGTGGGCGAAACGGCCAAGGCGGAGTGA
- a CDS encoding DUF72 domain-containing protein has product MIDVAELRIGTSGWRYPPWRGDFYPRGLVQRRELEYLSSRMNSAEINGSFYSLQRPERYRAWAEETPEDFVFAVKGGRFITHMKQLRDVETPLANFFASGVLALGRKLGPILWQLPPRLAFDAERVEAFFKLLPRTSHAAAELASEHDDKLKAEPHTDPKPRRKLRHAVEVRHPSFAEPKSLALFRKHGIALVVADTAGKFPFVDEMTSDEFAYVRLHGDEELYVSGYSDKALEKWARKIKGWDRDTYVYFDNDVKVEAPKNAITLAKLLA; this is encoded by the coding sequence GTGATCGACGTCGCGGAGCTGAGGATCGGCACTTCGGGCTGGCGCTACCCACCGTGGCGCGGGGACTTCTACCCCCGTGGTCTGGTGCAGCGGCGCGAGCTGGAATACCTGTCGTCCCGGATGAACTCGGCCGAGATCAACGGCTCGTTTTACTCACTGCAGCGTCCCGAGCGGTATCGGGCGTGGGCCGAGGAGACACCGGAGGACTTCGTCTTCGCCGTCAAAGGTGGCCGCTTCATCACGCATATGAAGCAACTGCGTGACGTCGAGACGCCGCTGGCGAACTTCTTCGCGTCCGGCGTGCTGGCGCTCGGCCGGAAGCTGGGACCGATCCTCTGGCAGCTGCCGCCGCGGCTGGCGTTCGACGCCGAGCGCGTCGAGGCGTTCTTCAAGCTGTTGCCGCGCACCAGCCACGCCGCCGCCGAACTCGCGAGCGAGCACGACGACAAGCTGAAGGCCGAGCCGCACACCGATCCGAAGCCTCGCCGGAAGCTCCGGCACGCCGTCGAAGTACGGCATCCGAGCTTCGCCGAGCCCAAAAGCCTCGCACTGTTCCGGAAACACGGCATCGCACTCGTGGTCGCCGACACCGCGGGCAAGTTCCCGTTCGTCGACGAGATGACGAGCGACGAGTTCGCGTACGTCCGCCTGCACGGCGACGAGGAACTGTACGTCAGCGGGTACAGCGACAAGGCCTTGGAGAAGTGGGCCCGGAAGATCAAGGGCTGGGACCGCGACACGTACGTCTACTTCGACAACGACGTCAAGGTCGAGGCGCCGAAGAACGCGATCACCCTCGCGAAACTGCTGGCTTGA
- a CDS encoding DUF4253 domain-containing protein, giving the protein MTIAPFRPGTPPVQTLPPGRWHGRIWVSDLPLARPERYTGCVAEFDRSGLWPVLIPHDQRFAANGEDWIDDRGRLAPADHRISSVDPAEVLARWWDTSCCDGACLRPFGAKFPGLARRPARRADPLAEAGNTGSILAARGPHRLALVQTERPADVPAILGWTGMIKATDQVHELSAVLRSWEDRFGATLTVLGFDSLELSVAAPPRTQGRALTVAAEHRAFCLPSFAGQPGNLREFASSLVQTRRWRFSWA; this is encoded by the coding sequence ATGACGATCGCACCGTTCCGTCCGGGTACGCCGCCCGTCCAGACCCTGCCGCCCGGCCGGTGGCACGGCCGGATCTGGGTTTCGGATCTGCCGTTGGCCAGGCCGGAGCGCTACACCGGCTGCGTCGCCGAGTTCGACCGCTCCGGTCTGTGGCCGGTGCTGATCCCGCACGACCAGCGCTTCGCCGCCAACGGCGAGGACTGGATCGACGACCGCGGCAGGCTCGCCCCCGCCGATCACCGGATCTCCTCCGTGGACCCGGCCGAGGTGCTGGCCCGCTGGTGGGACACTTCGTGCTGCGACGGCGCCTGCCTGCGTCCGTTCGGCGCGAAGTTCCCCGGGCTCGCCCGTCGTCCGGCGCGCCGGGCGGATCCGCTGGCCGAGGCGGGCAACACCGGGTCGATCCTGGCCGCGCGCGGGCCGCACCGGCTGGCGCTGGTGCAGACGGAGCGGCCCGCCGACGTCCCGGCGATCCTCGGCTGGACGGGCATGATCAAGGCGACCGATCAGGTCCACGAGTTGTCCGCGGTCCTGCGCAGCTGGGAAGACCGTTTCGGCGCGACGCTCACGGTCCTGGGCTTCGATTCGCTGGAGCTGTCGGTGGCCGCGCCGCCGCGCACCCAGGGCCGCGCGCTCACCGTCGCCGCCGAGCACCGGGCGTTCTGCCTGCCCTCGTTCGCCGGTCAGCCGGGCAACCTGCGCGAGTTCGCCTCCAGCCTGGTCCAGACCCGCCGCTGGCGGTTCTCGTGGGCGTGA